A window of uncultured Litoreibacter sp. contains these coding sequences:
- a CDS encoding pentapeptide repeat-containing protein, which translates to MKRAALLALYGTLLLAGFIAGAGGGGEVVATLILEYGGLLAAFALFGLAALAILLILMVRMARHQVNLLLGYDKELTENETADSIVELFEMQDELSTADRQARLQRVSVSLITWFLKREAARFYFTIAAAVVGGVIGLATLMLLSEQNKKIERQTQRIALQTDANIAQTILLDGVRQASTYEEILSLTSSISQTASTIEDECDPGQLIAGIVPDSGCWALEGLRDSERRYVRLPPDLTSRILAFSRRSTPYIVALPIVQDIDFEEPLRNQYRFAFLSPERGQLLETLVENQVWVVGGDYSFAQLDGTDLSGAYISGVDLSRASMNGTELSAALLVSLDMRGASLRSASLDSSYIFDTFMMNVDLTDARLSGAELAEVALNDAKLNSTGFGYASIRESDLQNTTINQANFTGAQLDVVDFTGATIQDVMWDGAWSWKESKLIGLPEALPILLCDLDVDSHDYDQKPEECG; encoded by the coding sequence ATGAAAAGGGCGGCTCTTTTAGCATTATATGGCACACTCCTCTTAGCAGGCTTTATTGCTGGTGCAGGTGGCGGTGGTGAAGTAGTCGCAACGCTCATTCTTGAGTATGGTGGTCTTCTGGCCGCCTTTGCACTGTTTGGCTTAGCAGCTTTAGCAATTCTCCTTATTTTAATGGTCCGTATGGCCCGACACCAAGTGAACCTACTTTTGGGTTACGACAAAGAACTAACGGAAAACGAAACTGCTGATAGCATCGTCGAACTTTTCGAAATGCAAGACGAGCTCTCCACTGCAGACCGCCAAGCGCGCCTACAAAGAGTTTCGGTCAGTCTGATTACATGGTTTCTAAAGCGAGAAGCCGCTAGGTTTTACTTCACAATCGCAGCAGCTGTCGTTGGCGGTGTTATTGGCCTCGCAACATTAATGCTTTTGTCCGAACAAAACAAAAAGATTGAGCGACAAACACAACGAATTGCGCTCCAAACAGATGCCAACATTGCACAGACAATATTGCTTGACGGTGTAAGACAGGCATCGACCTACGAGGAAATACTCTCGCTCACGTCCAGCATCTCCCAAACTGCCTCCACAATTGAGGACGAATGCGATCCGGGTCAATTGATCGCCGGAATCGTACCAGATTCTGGATGTTGGGCGCTGGAAGGATTGCGAGACAGTGAGCGTCGCTATGTGCGCCTTCCTCCCGATCTAACTTCCCGAATTCTTGCGTTCTCACGGAGGAGTACACCGTATATCGTAGCGCTACCAATTGTTCAGGATATTGACTTTGAAGAGCCCCTTCGGAACCAGTATCGATTTGCGTTCTTGAGCCCCGAGCGTGGTCAATTGTTAGAAACGTTGGTTGAAAACCAAGTATGGGTAGTTGGCGGCGATTACTCCTTTGCACAGCTAGACGGGACAGACCTAAGCGGAGCATACATCAGCGGTGTTGATCTCAGCCGAGCAAGCATGAACGGCACCGAACTCTCTGCAGCATTGCTGGTAAGCCTTGATATGCGAGGCGCAAGTCTTCGATCTGCGAGCCTTGACAGTTCTTACATCTTCGACACCTTCATGATGAATGTTGATCTAACTGACGCTCGGCTTTCGGGCGCGGAGCTGGCTGAAGTTGCTTTGAATGACGCCAAGCTGAATAGTACCGGCTTCGGGTATGCCAGTATTCGAGAAAGTGACCTGCAAAATACGACAATCAATCAGGCCAATTTCACGGGTGCCCAACTTGACGTAGTTGATTTCACCGGCGCTACAATACAGGACGTTATGTGGGATGGTGCGTGGTCTTGGAAAGAAAGCAAATTAATCGGGTTGCCGGAAGCTCTACCGATCTTGCTATGCGATCTCGATGTAGACTCCCACGATTACGATCAGAAGCCAGAAGAGTGTGGCTAG
- a CDS encoding BRO family protein, whose translation MTDLNRWILSSSSISAFCTATDFSARNKHAYRQLSGLQTQLKHKGSLASALKPEEYQKITSSTVHSMDNSIPFPNSGMLAVNESSLYALIFKSRKASAEAFRYWVTSTVLPSIRKDGAYVMGEEKVSTGEMDEDELIAKAMAALQRKVERRTEERDLYKRELEFLTISDA comes from the coding sequence TTGACGGATTTGAACCGTTGGATCTTGAGCTCTTCAAGCATATCAGCGTTTTGCACCGCAACTGATTTCAGTGCAAGGAACAAACATGCATATAGGCAACTCTCTGGATTACAGACGCAACTGAAACACAAAGGCAGTTTGGCCTCTGCTCTGAAGCCAGAGGAATACCAAAAAATCACGAGCTCAACTGTCCATAGTATGGACAATAGCATCCCTTTCCCCAACTCAGGGATGCTCGCTGTAAACGAGAGCAGTCTCTACGCCCTCATCTTCAAATCCCGTAAGGCATCCGCTGAAGCCTTCCGCTACTGGGTAACGTCCACTGTACTCCCCTCCATCCGCAAAGACGGAGCCTATGTCATGGGCGAGGAGAAGGTTTCCACTGGTGAGATGGATGAAGATGAGCTGATCGCGAAGGCAATGGCGGCGCTGCAGCGGAAGGTGGAGCGACGGACTGAAGAGCGCGACCTGTATAAGCGGGAGCTGGAATTTCTGACCATCTCTGATGCCTAG
- a CDS encoding DUF6538 domain-containing protein, which yields MVLRMPRPTKNKHGVYQYRVRVPQNVREAFGRDFIRESLGTKDCEEAKRLFNDRHARSLKHWDAIRQGPISLSHKQIIALAGECYWGMIALLQNDPGEASLMQAMLDLKERLEGTEGAMVPWYRSTAKQLLIDRGMIVDDDTLERLIGHIHEASKQALRQLKKNAEGDYSPDPQSSRFPDWETEKPTPVASIVGAEKGISIWDLFDAWEKDHLSAGKTGRTVSDFRHKVQSLVNHLGHRDAGQVTSKVLRAWTDDLRDNQALAPRTIKNKYLAAVKTIFAVGVAREMVAVNPAASVSFKVPKKDKIRPKGFTDEEAKAILSCSFRDPDTLGKMAASTKLAIRWVPWICAYSGARVGEITQLRKEDFRVSNGVHYFRITPEAGTVKTGEYRDVPIHSHLVEQGLVEFVSAAPDGSLFFDLKTDDDPRKRSESVYKKISEWVRKTVGVTDPNVKPSHGWRHRFKTVARSSDIALDYIDAIVGHASSGVSAEYGEFPVGTLSRELEKMPRYGV from the coding sequence ATGGTTCTCAGGATGCCTAGACCGACAAAGAATAAGCACGGTGTTTATCAGTATCGCGTCAGGGTCCCTCAAAATGTCCGTGAAGCATTCGGAAGGGATTTCATCAGGGAGAGCCTAGGGACAAAGGATTGCGAAGAAGCAAAACGGCTCTTCAACGACCGACACGCTAGAAGCTTGAAGCACTGGGACGCCATTCGGCAGGGTCCCATTTCCCTTTCCCACAAGCAAATCATCGCCCTCGCTGGGGAGTGCTACTGGGGCATGATAGCTTTGCTACAGAATGACCCCGGCGAGGCGTCCCTGATGCAAGCGATGCTTGATCTGAAGGAAAGGCTTGAGGGAACTGAAGGCGCGATGGTTCCTTGGTACAGGAGTACAGCAAAGCAGTTGCTAATTGATCGTGGGATGATCGTTGATGATGATACGCTAGAGAGATTGATAGGCCACATACACGAGGCCAGCAAACAAGCGCTCCGGCAACTCAAGAAGAATGCGGAAGGCGATTACAGTCCCGACCCGCAAAGCTCTAGGTTCCCCGATTGGGAGACAGAGAAGCCAACGCCAGTTGCCTCAATAGTTGGGGCCGAGAAGGGCATCAGCATTTGGGACTTGTTTGATGCGTGGGAGAAGGATCACCTCAGCGCTGGGAAGACAGGGCGAACTGTGAGCGACTTCCGCCACAAGGTGCAAAGCCTAGTGAACCATTTGGGACATAGGGATGCTGGCCAAGTCACGTCAAAGGTGCTGAGGGCTTGGACAGATGACTTGCGAGACAATCAAGCGCTGGCTCCGAGAACAATCAAAAACAAATACTTGGCGGCGGTGAAGACGATATTCGCTGTAGGGGTCGCTAGAGAGATGGTCGCCGTCAATCCCGCTGCTTCGGTATCCTTCAAGGTCCCTAAGAAGGATAAGATTAGGCCTAAGGGCTTCACTGATGAGGAAGCCAAAGCGATCCTGAGCTGTTCCTTCAGAGACCCCGACACGCTCGGAAAGATGGCAGCGTCAACAAAGCTGGCAATCAGATGGGTCCCTTGGATATGCGCCTATTCAGGGGCGCGGGTTGGAGAGATCACGCAGCTTCGAAAGGAAGACTTCAGGGTTTCAAATGGGGTGCATTACTTCAGGATCACGCCCGAAGCTGGGACGGTGAAGACTGGGGAGTATAGGGATGTGCCCATTCATTCCCACTTGGTGGAGCAAGGGTTGGTTGAGTTCGTATCAGCTGCCCCTGATGGGTCCCTGTTCTTTGACCTGAAGACGGATGATGATCCGAGGAAACGTTCGGAAAGCGTCTATAAGAAGATCAGTGAGTGGGTCAGGAAAACTGTTGGGGTGACAGACCCAAATGTTAAGCCAAGCCACGGGTGGAGACATAGGTTTAAGACCGTCGCTAGGAGCTCAGATATTGCTCTGGATTACATTGATGCGATTGTTGGCCATGCCAGTAGCGGGGTTTCAGCTGAGTATGGGGAGTTCCCTGTAGGGACGCTCAGTAGAGAACTGGAAAAGATGCCGAGATATGGTGTCTAG
- a CDS encoding AAA family ATPase, whose product MFLALKSVAVQNADMLEELKIQRFKSVKNQFLQLGKVNIFIGGNGTGKSNLLEAIGLTSACLARGLGDSDIGSKGLRITPSELMKSSFKNEDLPKTLELDAKFSDGLEYRAVLQSRQNDPLLRFFSEASSYKGEKVFGRSNRGARATGVQHADRLDKSRGIWDQIKATYEIPDVVAEAFAEFSRYIIYSPQTDVLRGRQAGAVDNPPIGLRGGGLPEAASSFLDHWGRLRRKGRRGEGGSDWEIISDCVDLVWLPGWAERFGVHHGKANLTSRDLFDRSSEMVYFVDRFMHASRNRLSVYDSSEGTLFLLFAAIILSHPEAPRTFALDNVDNALNPLLTRRLVEQIIYVTTKETDQDATLGAKQVFLTSHNPTALDAFDLFDSDQKVFVVRRNDLGHTTATPLVPAEGMSRTDWQVMMNGRNLSQVWLDGDIPGALGEQL is encoded by the coding sequence TTGTTCCTTGCACTGAAATCAGTTGCGGTGCAAAACGCTGATATGCTTGAAGAGCTCAAGATCCAACGGTTCAAATCCGTCAAAAATCAATTCCTCCAACTTGGAAAGGTGAATATTTTCATCGGAGGGAACGGGACGGGTAAGTCCAATCTATTGGAGGCTATCGGGCTTACGTCTGCATGTCTCGCTCGCGGCCTAGGTGACTCCGACATCGGTAGCAAAGGCCTGCGGATTACGCCCTCTGAATTGATGAAGTCGTCGTTTAAGAACGAGGACCTGCCAAAAACTCTGGAGCTAGATGCAAAGTTTTCCGATGGTTTGGAATATCGTGCCGTTCTTCAGAGCCGACAAAATGACCCGTTACTGCGGTTTTTCTCAGAGGCATCATCCTACAAAGGCGAAAAAGTTTTCGGACGGAGCAACCGTGGAGCGCGGGCAACAGGTGTTCAGCATGCTGATCGGTTGGACAAGAGCCGGGGAATTTGGGATCAAATTAAAGCGACCTATGAGATTCCTGACGTGGTCGCCGAAGCGTTCGCTGAATTTTCAAGATATATCATCTACAGCCCGCAAACAGATGTCTTGCGCGGTCGTCAAGCTGGCGCAGTTGACAATCCACCGATTGGACTGAGGGGGGGAGGCCTCCCTGAAGCTGCATCTAGCTTCCTCGATCACTGGGGCCGTCTGCGACGCAAAGGAAGGCGAGGGGAAGGTGGCAGTGACTGGGAAATCATATCCGATTGTGTAGACTTGGTCTGGTTGCCCGGATGGGCAGAACGCTTCGGTGTGCATCACGGCAAGGCCAACCTGACATCTAGGGATTTGTTTGATCGGTCCAGTGAAATGGTTTATTTCGTGGATCGTTTTATGCACGCAAGTCGGAATAGATTATCAGTTTATGATAGTAGTGAGGGAACGCTTTTCCTTTTGTTTGCCGCAATTATCTTATCTCATCCAGAAGCCCCACGAACCTTTGCGTTGGACAACGTCGACAACGCTCTCAACCCTCTACTCACGAGGAGGTTGGTGGAGCAAATCATCTACGTCACAACCAAGGAAACTGATCAAGACGCAACGCTTGGTGCGAAGCAGGTGTTTCTTACGAGCCATAACCCGACGGCCTTGGATGCTTTTGATCTCTTTGACTCAGACCAGAAAGTATTCGTAGTTCGGCGTAATGATCTTGGGCACACAACGGCAACGCCTCTCGTTCCAGCAGAAGGAATGAGCAGGACCGATTGGCAGGTAATGATGAACGGGCGGAATCTATCTCAAGTATGGCTGGATGGGGATATTCCAGGAGCCTTGGGGGAACAACTTTGA
- a CDS encoding HNH endonuclease domain-containing protein: MPYSTNPLAQHVWHKARPVKGKNPKLFRRDGQGNVICKSAYGKNSPKGWQVDHIFPKSHGGSNSRRNLQALQTRANQRKSNKVPKSKKRSTRRKRR; the protein is encoded by the coding sequence ATGCCGTATTCAACAAATCCACTTGCCCAACACGTTTGGCACAAAGCCCGCCCGGTCAAAGGGAAGAACCCTAAGCTCTTCAGAAGGGACGGGCAGGGAAACGTAATCTGCAAATCTGCCTATGGGAAAAACAGTCCGAAGGGATGGCAAGTCGATCATATCTTTCCCAAATCACACGGCGGTTCTAACTCTAGGCGGAACCTTCAGGCTCTGCAGACCCGCGCCAATCAAAGGAAATCTAACAAGGTCCCCAAGAGCAAAAAGCGCTCCACTCGTCGCAAGCGCCGCTGA